In Lotus japonicus ecotype B-129 chromosome 5, LjGifu_v1.2, one genomic interval encodes:
- the LOC130720395 gene encoding heat stress transcription factor A-3-like: MAILFHRHHQSTVSTLHRPFTLLNFSPPPPLHIFILPTKHPEIPVLTMNPNDEKSPKFSSPLDPFDAPSSMEFETGGGSVPVPMGCLQGTPVPPFLSKTFDLVDEPSLDPIISWGSNGVSFVVWDPLEFSRLVLPRHFKHNNFSSFVRQLNTYGFRKIDSDKWEFFNDAFQRGKKQLLKNIQRRRTHHSQQVGSYVGSSSDAGKFGVQVEIEKLRKERSVLMQEVVDLQQQQRETVKHAGEVNQRLQSAEQRQKQMVSFLAKLFQNPSFLARLKQKKKEQRGIESPRVRRKFVKQNPSETLKEDQIVRYQPDWGNIIMSSETPELSPVSVEHSPHYLSQDLAREMSVGAEDLTPQVENITSDELAAALPEIMPTPEIFGDGPSSFRLEDTLMKGKNVLSPNQEILPGYFLSFPEVSASEKGFAEFSPLETESMIKQEDLWDPEFNVDVAASSSSGNELWGNHMNYGVSEFGVTSGLSESDMWDIGFGSLGIDQWPVDDEIAVQPKEDRPKNE, translated from the exons ATGGCCATACTCTTCCACCGCCATCATCAATCTACAGTCTCCACCCTTCACCGCCCTTTCACCCTTTTAAATttctcaccaccaccaccccttcACATTTTCATTCTACCCACCAAACACCCCGAAATCCCAGTGCTCACTATGAACCCGAACGATGAAAAATCTCCGAAATTTTCATCACCTTTGGACCCCTTTGATGCTCCATCTTCGATGGAGTTCGAAACTGGAGGTGGGTCTGTTCCGGTTCCGATGGGGTGCTTGCAGGGGACCCCTGTTCCGCCATTTCTGAGCAAGACTTTTGATTTGGTTGATGAACCTTCTCTGGATCCGATCATATCGTGGGGATCCAATGGTGTTAGCTTCGTGGTGTGGGATCCTTTGGAGTTTTCTAGGCTGGTTTTGCCTCGGCATTTCAAGCATAACAACTTCTCCAGTTTTGTTCGTCAGCTCAATACTTAT GGATTCCGCAAGATTGACTCTGACAAGTGGGAGTTTTTCAATGATGCTTTCCAGCGAGGGAAGAAGCAGTTGCTGAAGAACATCCAAAGGCGCAGGACGCATCATTCTCAACAGGTTGGGAGCTATGttggatcttcttctgatgccgGGAAGTTCGGAGTTCAGGTTGAGATAGAAAAGCTGAGGAAGGAGAGGAGTGTGTTGATGCAAGAGGTGGTTGATTTGCAGCAACAGCAGCGAGAAACGGTTAAACATGCTGGTGAAGTGAATCAGAGGCTCCAATCTGCTGAGCAAAGGCAGAAACAAATGGTTTCTTTCTTGGCAAAGTTATTTCAAAACCCGAGCTTCTTAGCACGCCttaagcagaagaagaaggaacAAAGAGGTATAGAATCCCCAAGAGTGAGAAGAAAGTTTGTCAAACAGAATCCTTCAGAAACTCTCAAAGAAGACCAGATAGTGAGGTACCAACCCGATTGGGGAAATATAATCATGTCTTCTGAAACTCCTGAACTAAGTCCTGTTTCCGTTGAACATTCTCCTCACTACCTTTCACAGGATTTAGCAAGAGAAATGAGTGTAGGTGCAGAAGATTTGACTCCTCAAGTTGAGAATATTACATCAGATGAACTTGCTGCAGCACTGCCTGAGATTATGCCAACTCCAGAAATATTTGGAGATGGACCATCTAGCTTTAGACTTGAAGATACCTTAATGAAAGGGAAAAATGTCCTGAGTCCAAATCAAGAAATTCTTCCTGggtattttctttccttccctgaGGTTTCGGCCTCGGAGAAAGGCTTTGCTGAGTTTTCACCTCTTGAAACTGAAAGCATGATCAAGCAAGAAGACCTATGGGACCCTGAGTTCAATGTTGATGTTGctgcttcttcaagcagtgGGAATGAGCTTTGGGGAAATCATATGAATTATGGAGTTTCTGAATTTGGAGTCACAAGTGGTCTGTCAGAGTCAGACATGTGGGATATTGGCTTTGGAAGTTTGGGTATTGATCAGTGGCCAGTTGATGACGAAATAGctgttcagccaaaagaagATAGACCTAAGAATGAATAG
- the LOC130721205 gene encoding ribosome production factor 2 homolog, with the protein MSEIRTAKTRRGKRELEKRAPKLVESGKKTLILHGTKTSGVLNAVLAQIHHLKKENSIKYSRKNESIKPFESGGETSLEFFSLKTDCSIFVYGSHSKKRPDNLVIGRMYDHHVYDLVEVGVEKFKPLESFNYDKKIAPKEGTKPFIVFIGEGFEAVDELKHLKEVLLDLFRGEVVENLNLAGVDRAYVCTAISPNKVFFTHCALRLKKSGTTVPRMELVEVGPSMDLVIRRHRPPNESIRKEAMRITREKPKKKEKNVKGDPLEGKIGNVYIPDQKIGEMALPNLAKGVKRERREAKRKNQNDEQAPKRKKEEES; encoded by the exons ATGTCGGAAATCAGAACCGCCAAGACGCGCCGGGGCAAACGCGAGCTCGAGAAGCGTGCTCCCAAACTC GTTGAATCAGGGAAGAAGACGCTTATACTGCATGGGACGAAGACAAGCGGCGTGTTGAACGCCGTGTTGGCTCAGATTCATCACCTGAAGAAGGAAAACTCCATCAAGTACAGCCGCAAGAATGAAAGCATTAAGCCCTTTGAGAGTGGCGGCGAGACTTCTTTGGAGTTCTTTTCGCTTAAAACTGATTGCAGCATCTTTGTG TATGGATCTCACTCAAAGAAGCGACCTGATAACCTTGTTATAGGGAGAATGTATGATCACCATGTCTATGATCTAGTAGAAGTTGGGGTTGAAAAATTTAAACCCTTGGAGTCATTTAATTATGATAAAAAAATAGCTCCAAAGGAAGGGACGAAAccttttattgtttttattgGAGAAGGATTTGAAGCTGTGGACGAGCTAAAACATTTGAAGGAAGTTTTGCTCGATCTTTTTCGGGGAGAG GTTGTAGAGAATCTGAATCTTGCTGGAGTGGACCGGGCATATGTATGTACTGCCATATCTCCTAATAAGGTATTTTTTACTCACTGTGCATTGCGACTGAAAAAATCAGGCACCACTGTGCCAAGAATGGAATTGGTTGAAGTTGGCCCTTCCATGGATCTGGTTATTCGTCGGCATCGTCCTCCTAATGAGAGTATCAGGAAGGAAGCCATGAGAATTACAAGAGAAAAGCCAAAGAAAAAG GAGAAGAATGTTAAAGGGGATCCATTGGaaggaaagattggaaatgtttATATTCCAGATCAGAAG ATTGGTGAAATGGCTTTACCTAATTTAGCAAAGGGAGTGAAGAGGGAGCGCCGAGAAGCCAAGCGGAAAAACCAGAATGATGAACAAGCACCgaaaaggaagaaggaagaagaatctTAA